CtgagcgactcgagatttttcccgaccaaggactgtcatttcagtgtgaccccatttaatttgtttcgtccctcccacaaattgtcatcctcccagcagctccttgcagcaggactgctacatattctcttactccgggaaggtatcgaacccaatccgggtccgtctcctgaccccggtcctgagaaatggttttgctgcatttgccagaaaagaatctttttaggacggtcatactctgttcagtgtctctcgtgcaagggatggttgcatcggacaggttgttctgggcttgatcccaaaacccgacgtccacgtaacttttataaatcttttgtggctccctgctgctcacgcccaaggacgtcccgtagtctacgcctaagcgtatccccactaccttccagcagcttcgctgctcagcaagccacaacaagtacccgctgctgctcgcgccccacggcgccaacaactcaaacagctgataccactcataactactaccttcgtagtagagctggtagcaatgctgagcatcagcccctgcccccgtcttcttctccccctcttttctggcagcaatcgtgcaggtcagggaaacagactcttagtccctgcctccgtttgcaccgtctgccagcacagaatatataggtttgcgacatccgctcaatgcagctcctgccttgggtggtgccactttcctagatgttctggtctccgcgacggcaacccgtcgacgggtttcatcgcgccatgttgccaggtcgcaaacccaaatcatccgggtaccccaatgcttgcccaagggcgcccagtcccaagaccacaacagcaattgcgtcctggccttccacaacctagacgtagtcacccctcacttacccctagagtggcggcgtcacccctcatgcacttcagaattctgcagttcaactgtaatggactaactgggaagattacggagatagtcgatttcatgaagcggcacaacatccgcattgctgcgattcaagagactaaactcacagcaagatctgcattgcagacctgctctggttataatgtccacaggaaagaccgcgagagcggaaatggaggcggcctcgcgtttattatacactactctgtgcaatatcatatatttgatcctggcatcgaccgacagtgacaatgtcttagaacgtcaaggcctatctgtccggtcaggcgatgcaaatctagaaatcatcaacatctacatccctcctgtcacctgttgccccagcggataccgccctaatatcgaggccttactcactggcaacaatcgcattatcttaggcgatttcaatgcccatcacgacctatggcattcaaacttgcgggcggatagtaggggtgagatgttggcggatcaaatagacgaaacgacgttccgcacaataaacggagacgcccccacacgtatggtaggaagctgtcatagctcgccagatatctcaatcgtgagcgcaaactcgtaaactgcgtcaactggcagccgatggtaacattggcatccgaccacctgcccatacttatttcgttcgagcgtaccgccgacttcatcgtcaccgaaaaacgcactttcataaacttcaaaaaaggaaagtgggaagaatataaatctgcaacagacaacagctttgctgccccccctatcccgactgatgcccgccaaggggagcgtgccttccgtaaggtcattgaatccgcctcggcacatttcattcccgccgggagaattcccgaaatccggccccacttcccggcggaggccgcgagcttagcgagggaacgcgaccttataagacagcttgatccaggcgacccccaaataagggatataaaccaacgcatcagattgcttgtggacgaacacaagcgggcgaaatgggaagagcacctaagaggctgtaacctctctaccggtgtaggtaaactttggtccaccgtaaagtccctatcgaatccgactaagcacaaagacaaagtttccatgggattcaaggggttgtgtagcgcaatatatagcttctccaacccaattgtcaacctcaccttcgagcggcgaatcccgtttcactaacagacgaggctctggcgaccccaagctcctcatggaacttgggggtggggagggagggatggcctgaaggtttaatgtggccatataaatcgttcccgagatggtcgggccagcaccttaatggtgctgtgttaccggagcgtatcggatctgtatccgacaaaggaccatcacatcgataacactccccaaagccttcggggagtaactaatcgctacaacaacaacaacaacaacaaagtttccatcgcctttggcgataaggtgctgtcggatgcgaaaaaatgcgtgagcgctttctgccgacaatatataatgcatcctacggtcgacaaagatagacggagagccaatagacgcgcacataaacacaaactcagcgcgtcaccaattaccatcaccgctagagaggttgaggacgcccttggtcgcgctaaaccatccaaagcagtgggcccagacggcatagccatgccgatgcttaaaaacctaggggaagggggtttcaaatatttagcgcatgtattcaacctgtctctttccacctttgtcatacccgagaaatggaaaatggccaaggtggtcccgcttctaaagcctgggaaaccagctaacgtaggtgagtcatatcgtccgatatctctcctatcgccagtggcaaagacgcttgaagccattttgctcccttatttccaagcacatttgcagctagcccctcatcagcatggcttcagaaaactccatagcactacctccgcgctaaatgtcattagcacccagataaattgcggtttgaatcaacatccccaccatagaacagtactcgtagcgttagacctatcaaaagcttttgatacggtcaaccatggctcgttactgcaagacctggaagggtctacccttcccccatgtcttaaaaggtggaccgcaaattatctgggtggtcggcaggcatcggtgcaattcagaaacgaaacatcaaaacaaaggagaattaaacaaggggtgccacaggatggtgtcctatccccgcttttgtttaatttctacatatctaagctaccttcaccaccggaaggagtcacaatcgtttcttacgccgatgactgcacaataatggccacaggcccaggcccaaagatcgatgagctatgcaataaaataaacggctatctccctgatctctccagttttttcgcctcgcgaaacctgtcattgtcaccgactaaatcttccgcaaccttatttacaacatggacgccccaaatgtcgaccatattgaacatccacgtcgatggcactacgctaccgactgtcctacaccccaaaatcttgggtgtgacgtttgatcaggatctacattttggtgcgcacgcaaccgcaattgttccaagaattcagagccgtaataaaatcctcaaatcccttgctggcagtacctggggaaaagataaagaaacgctcttgaccacatacaaagcaattagccagccgattacgtgctacgcgtcacccatatggtcgccaagcctaaaaaccacccactggaagaaattacaggcctgccaaaatactgctctcagaatcgccacgggctgtcttcttatgtccccagaacaccatctgtataatgaggcgagaatactccccatcagggagagaaatgagatgctgaccaaacagtttctgttgaatacccagaaacctgggcatcccaacagacatctgattgacgaaccagcaccgcctaggggcctaaggagtcatctccgtaagcattttgaggaaatacggcacctgagaacccagccgtatgaagcggaaaaacacaagcaggcccttggtgaactccatagacaggcgtcggacctttatgtcgggaattgcccggtgaatccagtacttgaagaaaaatatccagaactcgcagaagaggaacgcatactccccagggaaacgcgtgtcactcttgctcaacttcgttctggatactgtaacaggttaaactcttacctatccagaatcaaccccgacatacaaaatgtatgccctgcttgcaatgtgtccccacatgacaccaaccatctctttaattgtaatgtggaaccaacgcctctaacacccctctccttatggtccacccctgttgaaacggcaagtttccttggactcccgttagaggatattgatgacaatttgtgatcggtcgcggctattaggtggggcgagcattgctacaacaacaaaaacaacgcgCCTCCGTGAACGCCTATGATTGTTAttaacattattgttgttgttaccgacattgttgttgttgttggcattcttgttattgttattattattattgtcattaTGCGAGCTAGGTTGGATGTCCAATCCATACGATGTACTTGATTGCATTTTAGGATTCCCACCACTAGCAGTAATATTTAACTCATCAGGGTTAACAGCAATTGCAGCAGGTTTTTCCTTAAGTGtgcctttcattatggtccacccctgatgaaaaagcaagtttccttggactcccgttagaggatattgatgacaatatgtgatcggtcgcaactattggGTGGGACGaagcacttctacaacaacaacaacaactagtggTGCTAAAATTACATATACACTTTGTAAAGTTAATATTCAGAAATCATTGCATACattggacaataacctggaactgggacttTCAAAGCTAAGAACATAGGTGAGTTATAAGTTTAAAATTTCGGTAACGTTTtaacggtgcaccacctaatttttatcaaaatttattaaaGGTGGTATAAAAAGACGATTTTCTAGAATCCGAAAacgaaaatacatatgtatatatttttttctgtcaaaagatataagcaaaaatcagttcaaattttcatggggttgttgtattttgccagatttgttgtacacacacactaatgcagaaaggtgttctgtgcgcATTTTATGGTTGTTTTTTTAGATCGCGGAacaccgccaacgcagaaaggtgttctgtgcaaaaaaaaatactatttatcgGGCCCCacatttcggaccctctcggggttcttgttgttgttgtattaacagtgcgtCGCCCCATTCAGTGGGCACGACCACGCAAAaagcactgatacaacaacaacaacgcaaatATTGTCattaaagtcctctaacgggagtccaaggaaactggctgtttcaacaggagcggaccatagggagataggagttagaggcgtaggttccacattacaattgaaaagatggttggtgtcatgtggggacacatcgcatgcaagGCATATGTACATTACGTAcatatgtcgggattgattctggaaaagtaagagtttaacctgttacagcatcCAGGACGTATAATACATTATtgagtcgttttttatttatacatatttcgATGTCTGGTAGCTCCATATAAGCTgcgttttctttcattttttttggtaactctaatattaaattgACTATAAGCCTCCTGTGGGTAGGGATGGTGTTTTTATGATCAGGGGATAACCCCCACTCGCCCCCTCCAACCACAACCTGCTCTCCGGAACCCTTAATGTATAGTCTACCCTTGTAAATCACTAATTCGTTTGTATTatgatttattttttaatattataactcataaatttttatattattcgaTTAGGCTGTTTTACGCAGTGGGATTGGGTTTTGCTTCAGATGCAAGTATATAGACCGCATACGTGATACATCTTTGCCAGATTTGTTTACTTTAGGATTGAAATCGCACAATTTTGAAATGCGCTCCCACTCAGTGCCAGGCTCCATTGGACCACCATTTTCAAGCGCTGCTGCTTGTTTTTCGGCATTACGTGATGCTGACTTGGTTTTACCGATGGATTCTTCTGTTTGGCGCAACCAGTCTTCCAATTCCTGTTTGGCTTGTTGGCGCAACTCTTCTTTTTTACGTTCTTCTTCACGATCCTTTTCTTCGAGACGTTGTTTCTGTTCTTCACgccattttcttattttttcaggTTCAATACGTGAGGGTGGTGGTCCTGATATACCAACAGGTTCATTTGATTCACCACCGATCATTTCGAAGCTTCCTGTAGATGACCCAAGACCACCACCAACTCCTACGTTGGGTACAAGATCATCGCCACCAAGTAACCCATTACCACTATCAGTGATTGTTGCAGCCGGAGCACCCGCGTTCGTTGAGGGTACAATTTCGGATTCGAGATCACCAAGAACTGACTGTTCACGTGCTAAAAATTCTGCTGCGGGATCAATTTCCTCTTTAGGAGCGAAATCATCACCAAAATCCATTTTTCAAACGAAACTAATAGGAAGAGATATGGGCGTATTTTGTCATCAGTTAACAGCAAGTACACGTTGGCATATTAAGCCGCTTTTAATTCAACATGCTTGAAAAAAAAACGACTTCCTATATAATTTTTAAAGATTTGTTATCTTTTAATGACtttgtataaatatttatgtgttaaATGTGTTTTCAGATTGAATCAGCACAATTCTgataaaaagaaatttttcagTAAACTTTCTCAATCAATACGATAACTTATTCTTCTTCTTTATCGAACTATTGACAATCAGAAAAGAAAACTCCTGTGTAGGGAGCGAGACAACACTTGCGACCGAAATCAGAAAATCGAACGAAGCTAAACAATGGCggacaaaatgcaaaaatattcgCAAAATATATTTCTTACATAGTTTACGTTTTTATTTATACCTAGTTAATTATTTACACAGCTTACCGtaataaaaaactttaacttgTAAAAATAATTCACTATTGTAAAAAACAAAAGTTCAATCACGGAGTGTGTGGAACCAGAAGGTACAAGAAATGCGCGGCAAAACAATCAGCCAAGGTGACAATTCGTTTTTCAGCTGATTTCATAGGGCGATCGATATTTTGAAAATTCTGTTTGTTAcagcatgattcaatcacaagaggttgctcgacagacacattttttgagttgcagccattttgctcccaaatcgaattgacatccgttaactgtgttgtttctttgcgaattttcgaaaaatattagtagtagaaataggaagcaatcagtttacaaatacccgataagtacttaactgcataattccttagaaaaattattttaattttatgatgaatttacatATTAACTATTCCAttatctattagtgtggctgaacataggttttatgaaaaatgaggacaccaagaaatcgtgcactttcgtaaacctatgaatatacgaaacctaaactaattcaaaattcatcgttcaacgtcacaacctcgactattaaatcgattcacgtaaaaatgtcattagtaaataagaagatgccataacgaaatgtactcattggacatgttaacttattcaggtaaaagtctagaacaggagtcgactgctaatacgcgtccaaaaatatggagagaggtgacctcgacaacaataatccgaaggcggaaaagaaaaattttatctctgtccggagatatttgcagttgaaattggcaatttttatgtgattgttgtaatgtttttgtgcactgaaaaagattttgtgtacaaagggattttgcacgcatttaatttagatcccacctcattggtggaccggccaaggtaattttttataagctcggctgaaggccgccaacgcaacccggggtcatttttcggtttttcgtcttatgacaaaatgcattgaacttatgctcatgtagggagttttggaCAAAAATTTGAGagagtgcatttttgaataaaattctaacgtattcaaacaatttctgaaagaatgaccaaaccaacataactttatcaaatCAATatgtagtagaaaatgaattatttcgccAAAAAACCGTTGGCATTTGCAAATTtactatcactactaatatactacaaaagatacaatttcactgaaggggcttgaattattccccgttttccttactccgtaaaagcaacccgtccagatttttcaatttgtgaGTGTCAAatatctgtcatcattgaagaacaaacctctagtaattgaatcatgtatTACAAGAAAGAACCGATTAGAggcaaatgacgtttaaaaaaatgtttaaattctcATAGCTCtcacattttcttttcttttgatattattttcattattaaaaGATAAACATAATCGAAGCTttcgattttttcattttcatttattagaatttacattagtacagtaagataatatatcttttatagtacaacaaacatTGTCATTGATATGTATCTAATtagattgaataaaattttgggaTAAAAGGGATACACAATATTACTGATGTTAACCTAAGTTAATGACGCTATATAAAGTACAGTAGTaatgatataaaatatatatagatatattacaTATTAAAGACagttaattaaaattatatttaaagtaGACGATTTAGGAAaaattgagtataaaaaaatatcagTTTAAGATTTATTTCaagagaaataaaattaaagaaaaaacatttttttttttaataagcttttattattggttaataaaattaactaaaaagtaaaaaataaattgactgtaaagaaatataacactcaataagttcattgtaacctttgaTGATAATTAAGCTTATTCGTCTGCGACAAAataattccatattgtacataattatatatttttaacgttAACCCTTtatacctaaattattaaatcttacattttatatcacagtcctaattgtt
The Eurosta solidaginis isolate ZX-2024a chromosome 5, ASM4086904v1, whole genome shotgun sequence DNA segment above includes these coding regions:
- the Clc gene encoding clathrin light chain, with product MDFGDDFAPKEEIDPAAEFLAREQSVLGDLESEIVPSTNAGAPAATITDSGNGLLGGDDLVPNVGVGGGLGSSTGSFEMIGGESNEPVGISGPPPSRIEPEKIRKWREEQKQRLEEKDREEERKKEELRQQAKQELEDWLRQTEESIGKTKSASRNAEKQAAALENGGPMEPGTEWERISKLCDFNPKVNKSGKDVSRMRSIYLHLKQNPIPLRKTA